One genomic region from Phoenix dactylifera cultivar Barhee BC4 unplaced genomic scaffold, palm_55x_up_171113_PBpolish2nd_filt_p 000636F, whole genome shotgun sequence encodes:
- the LOC120106791 gene encoding uncharacterized protein LOC120106791, with the protein MKRLFLEKYFPASRAANIRKEIYGVRQQNGESLHEYWECFKKLCASCPHHQISEQLLIQYFYEGLLPTERSMIDAASGGALVDKTPETARNLIANMAANSQQFGTRLDHPSKHVNEETKQFQHEARASIQSLDNQMGQMATAISRLEAQSSGKLPSQTVVNPRENASAIVLRSGKEVEIPTKATPASSKQEKEKNIVADRNISNDDDVPKHKFPPLSAYKPVSPFPQALAESRKDEQNKDLYETFRRCEVNIPLLDAIKQVPRYAKFLKELCTIKRKQKLKGCETVRVGENISAVIQRKLPAKCKDPGMFTIPCMIGNTRFEKAMIDLGASINVMSYSIYASLKLGPLNKIGVVIQLADRSNAYPKGVVEDVLVQVNDLVFSADFYVLDMENGDQTAPILLGRPFLKTSKTKIDVHSGTLTMEFDGEIIKFNIYDAMKYPGDDNPVYSIDVIDSLVQEVFELDGKDGLEVAISKHLEKENEELVLSTDLQETVAALNNFPKLQQ; encoded by the exons ATGAAGAGATTGTTTTTAGAGAAATATTTCCCAGCTTCAAGGGCGGCCAACATTCGAAAAGAAATTTATGGTGTAAGGCAGCAAAATGGAGAGTCCCTACACGAATACTGGGAATGTTTCAAGAAATTATGTGCAAgctgccctcatcatcaaattagTGAGCAGCTACTTATCCAGTATTTTTATGAGGGCCTTCTACCCACTGAAAGGAGCATGATTGATGCTGCTAGTGGAGGAGCTTTGGTGGATAAAACTCCAGAAACCGCGAGAAACTTGATTGCAAATATGGCAGCCAATTCTCAACAATTTGGCACTAGGCTTGACCATCCATCTAAGCATGTTAATGag GAGACAAAACAATTTCAGCATGAGGCGAGGGCCAGTATTCAAAGTTTAGACAATCAAATGGGCCAGATGGCAACCGCAATTAGTCGGCTAGAGGCACAAAGTTCGGGAAAATTACCCTCTCAAACAGTAGTAAATCCAAGAGAAAATGCAAGTGCAATCGTTTTGAGAAGTGGTAAGGAGGTTGAGATTCCAACAAAGGCAACCCCTGCATCGTCgaaacaagaaaaggagaaaaacatcGTTGCAGACAGGAACATTTCCAATGACGATGATGTACCTAAGCATAAGTTTCCGCCTCTTTCGGCTTATAAACCAGTATCTCCTTTTCCTCAAGCTTTAGCAGAATCTAGAAAAGATGAGCAAAATAAAGATTTATATGAGACTTTTCGTAGATGCGAGGTAAATATTCCACTTTTAGATGCTATTAAACAAGTACCTCGTTATGCTAAATTTCTGAAAGAACTGTGTACAATTAAGCGGAAACAGAAACTTAAAGGATGTGAGACGGTGAGAGTTGGAGAGAATATTTCTGCAGTTATTCAAAGAAAACTTCCTGCAAAGTGCAAAGATCCAGGTATGTTTACTATCCCTTGTATGATAGGTAATACTAGATTTGAGAAAGCCATGATAGATTTAGGAGCTTCTatcaatgtcatgtcatattctatatatgcttctttgaaACTTGGACCTTTGAATAAAATTGGTGTTGtgattcaattggctgatagatCTAATGCCTATCCTAAGGGTGTAGTTGAGGATGTTCTTGTGCAAGTTAATGATTTGGTTTTTTCTGCTGATTTCTATGTGCTTGATATGGAGAATGGTGATCAAACTGCTCCTATTTTGTTAGGAAGACCATTCTTAAAGACATCCAAGACTAAGATAGATGTTCATAGTGGCACACTTACCATGGAATTTGATGGTGAAATTATTAAGTTTAATATTTATGATGCCATGAAATATCCTGGTGATGATAATCCTGTTTATTCTATTGATGTGATTGATTCTTTAGTACaggaagtttttgaacttgatGGAAAAGATGGATTGGAAGTTGCCATTAGTAAGCATCTTGAGAAAGAGAATGAGGAGTTAGTCTTGAGTACTGATTTGCAGGAAACTGTTGCAGCATTGAATAATTTTCCAAAGTTACAGCAGTAA